A genomic stretch from Mya arenaria isolate MELC-2E11 chromosome 10, ASM2691426v1 includes:
- the LOC128205085 gene encoding uncharacterized protein LOC128205085 — MLRFLVFGLFVSVFLSFPSVRADDELTEQEIIEAVERALDGQLRDTEVRAAGDSDSEEFDCEGNPECENCFANCENEENCAMLCALLFRQEDEDKRGRESKRGWWWRRRQSFYPR; from the exons ATGCTTCGTTTTCTTGTATTTGGACTATTCGTGTCGGTTTTTTTATCGTTTCCTTCTGTGAGGGCCGACG ATGAACTGACCGAACAAGAGATCATAGAAGCGGTTGAAAGAGCGCTAGATGGTCAACTCAGAGATACAGAG GTCCGGGCGGCTGGTGATAGCGATAGCGAAGAATTCGACTGTGAAGGAAATCCAGAATGCGAGAACTGTTTTGCCAACTGCGAGAATGAAGAGAATTGTGCAATGCTCTGTGCGCTGCTCTTCCGTCAGGAGGATGAAGACAAACGTGGAAG GGAAAGTAAGCGAGGATGGTGGTGGCGCCGACGTCAATCTTTTTATCCCAGATAA
- the LOC128205144 gene encoding ficolin-2-like — protein sequence MASLKTEAVVLNFALILHVVSVSGECVDLDVFGCRNNPHLCHDDLLAEVTCPMACNRCPTQPTTAPQPTQAEPHSCLDIMRLGIGSSSGVYSVYAPISRRRVQLFCDLETDGGGWIVFQNRFNGSVDFFRPFADYEEGFGTKYGEF from the exons ATGGCTTCTTTGAAAACAGAAG CCGTTGTATTAAATTTTGCACTTATCCTGCACGTGGTTTCGGTTTCCGGTGAGTGCGTGGACTTGGATGTATTTGGCTGCCGGAACAATCCGCATCTTTGTCATGACGACCTTCTCGCAGAGGTCACCTGTCCCATGGCGTGTAACAGATGCC CGACGCAACCCACGACTGCCCCTCAACCAACACAGG CAGAACCCCATAGTTGCTTGGACATAATGAGGCTCGGTATTGGCTCATCATCAGGAGTGTACTCGGTGTACGCGCCTATTAGCCGTAGACGAGTTCAGCTGTTCTGTGACCTTGAGACCGACGGAGGCGGCTGGATC GTATTCCAGAACAGATTCAATGGTTCTGTGGATTTCTTCAGACCATTTGCAGACTATGAAGAAGGTTTCGGTACAAAGTATGGTGAATTTTAG